From a region of the Pedobacter cryoconitis genome:
- a CDS encoding RagB/SusD family nutrient uptake outer membrane protein, which yields MKHLKYIFLSFIICSTLSCKKSFLTVQPQGELSEAQLTTQDGVEGLLIGAYGLLNGNVNGTWGNYGAAPSQWLFGEVASDNAHKGSSNGDQPNMNAIERHAPTSTNDNLSNLWDRCFEGIQRCNNTLRILASLQGGAGTAKFGDARAKEIEGEAKVLRAHYYFFLVRVFKVVPYVTETTNGAIVPNDKDIYPNIIADLQTAVANLSTTKPKGQKARMDKFAAQAYLGKVFLYQKRYAEAYAQFNAIIAAKPSLINLPYSDNFDITKEDGPESIVFVENSVGTDGTGGDNGNVGDMLNFPSGSAPINCCGFFQPTIDLANSFKVDAAGLPLLDGSYRTNPYISDLGLTADQKKTYVLNTALALDPRIESTLGRRGTPYRDWGVMPGDAWIRDASNGGPFLPIKNTIEVSQLASGTAPGSPNVTGLNINLIRLADIYLMAAECAVETGDLGTALTLVNAVRQRAAKITPQLANGAATAAYKVGLYPSFPSADYARNAVRFERRLELALEGHRFFDLVRWGVAKTTLESYFNFEGKYFDYLKNISIKPRDEYWPLPQDQIDRSQGKLVQSPGY from the coding sequence ATGAAACACTTAAAATATATTTTCTTATCCTTCATAATTTGCAGTACCCTATCCTGCAAGAAGTCATTTCTGACGGTTCAGCCGCAAGGGGAACTGTCGGAAGCGCAATTAACAACACAGGATGGTGTTGAAGGTTTACTGATAGGTGCTTATGGCTTACTAAATGGTAATGTAAACGGTACATGGGGCAATTATGGTGCTGCTCCCAGCCAGTGGTTATTTGGTGAGGTTGCTTCTGACAATGCCCATAAAGGTAGTAGCAATGGTGATCAGCCAAACATGAACGCTATAGAAAGACACGCCCCAACAAGTACAAATGATAATTTATCAAATTTATGGGACAGATGTTTTGAAGGTATTCAGCGCTGTAACAATACCCTTAGAATTTTAGCTTCACTGCAAGGTGGTGCTGGTACTGCAAAATTTGGTGATGCACGTGCTAAAGAAATCGAGGGTGAAGCCAAAGTACTTCGTGCTCATTATTATTTCTTTTTAGTAAGGGTGTTTAAAGTTGTTCCTTATGTTACTGAAACTACAAACGGGGCTATTGTACCAAACGATAAGGATATTTATCCTAACATTATCGCAGATCTTCAGACAGCAGTAGCAAATCTGAGTACAACGAAACCAAAAGGTCAAAAGGCGCGTATGGATAAATTTGCTGCCCAGGCTTATCTTGGAAAAGTATTCTTATATCAGAAAAGATATGCTGAGGCCTATGCGCAGTTTAATGCTATCATTGCAGCAAAACCAAGTCTTATCAACTTACCTTATTCGGATAACTTCGATATCACTAAAGAAGATGGTCCTGAATCGATTGTTTTTGTAGAGAACTCTGTAGGGACAGATGGTACAGGTGGAGATAACGGGAACGTGGGTGATATGTTAAACTTCCCTTCTGGAAGTGCACCGATCAACTGCTGTGGTTTCTTCCAGCCAACAATTGACCTGGCCAACTCGTTCAAAGTTGACGCTGCTGGTTTACCATTATTAGATGGAAGCTACCGTACCAATCCATATATTTCTGATTTAGGCTTAACAGCAGATCAGAAGAAAACTTATGTATTGAATACCGCCTTAGCTTTAGACCCAAGGATTGAGTCTACTTTAGGCAGAAGAGGTACTCCTTATCGTGATTGGGGTGTAATGCCTGGCGATGCCTGGATTCGTGATGCAAGTAATGGCGGTCCATTTCTTCCGATTAAAAACACAATTGAAGTTTCTCAGCTAGCCAGCGGAACAGCTCCAGGAAGTCCAAACGTAACCGGATTAAACATTAACCTGATCCGTCTTGCAGATATTTACCTGATGGCTGCCGAGTGTGCTGTAGAAACAGGTGATCTTGGAACAGCCCTAACCCTGGTCAATGCAGTGAGACAACGCGCAGCAAAAATAACTCCTCAATTAGCGAACGGCGCAGCTACAGCAGCCTATAAAGTAGGTCTTTATCCTTCTTTCCCTAGTGCTGATTACGCTAGAAATGCAGTTCGTTTCGAGCGCAGATTAGAGCTGGCATTAGAAGGCCACAGGTTCTTTGACCTTGTACGCTGGGGTGTTGCGAAAACAACGCTGGAAAGCTATTTTAACTTTGAAGGCAAATACTTCGATTACCTGAAAAACATTTCGATTAAACCACGAGATGAATATTGGCCATTACCACAAGATCAAATTGACAGAAGTCAGGGTAAATTGGTACAAAGCCCTGGTTACTAA